Within the Debaryomyces hansenii CBS767 chromosome E complete sequence genome, the region GTTCCTTGGTTGAAAAGCTAAGTCAAAAAGTCCAAGAATTACAGGATTCACAGTCCATATCAAGTACCCTTGAGggattcaaaaattcaCATGACGAAATTGGTAAACCTAATCAGTTAAGTCAAAACTATGAAAGGGAGTTAGAAAGGGCTCTGAATGATTTACGTATAGCTGAGAGTCAAGTCTCTGAATTTTCAGATTTAGCTAAAGCCGCTGAACTCGCTTTAACCAACTCAACTAAcacatttgaaaaatacaaaacTGAGAGTGAAAGCAAGATTAATGGCCTATTGAAAGAGAAGGAATCATTGAAGTCAGAATTGAGGGATTTGtctgatttatttaatcAATCCAAGCAAGAAgcaattgatattgaaaagaaatatagTAACGAGGTCGAAGAACTTAAGTTAAAGATCGGTGAATCTATAATGAAGGCTAATGCGtatgatgatttgaaaaaggatTATGAACTGAAATTTCAATCTGTGGCTAAAGACATGGAGAGCCAATCAAAGATCTCTGatgaaaatcaaaagaaatatcatGAAGAGTTACATAGGAATACTGAATTAACAAATGAAATGGATAAGTTGAAGAGCCAATGTAATAGTCTTGAAAAAAGCATTGGCCAATTAACAACCAAATTGAATTCTACAAAACTTCTCttagagaagaaagatgaatcaatagaagaagaaaagcaaaGTATTCAAGACGAGCTTGATTCATCTAGACTTAAAGTGAAAGACTTACAGGACCAAAATAATGTCTTATTAAATCAGTTGgaattatccaaattgGCTTGTACTACAGATGTGTCAGAAGCATCTTCTAATGATGACTTGAGAGCAGTAGTGTCCTATTTACGCCGTGAGAAAGATTCAGCGGAAGCAAAATTGACGTCTTATTTTGAGGACCAACAGAGACTCGAACAACGTTTGATTCAAGTTACTACAGAATTGGAAGCAACAAAATCTGAATTATCTAAATCACAGTCCAATATAAATGTAACTGATGGTAGTAGTACTAACGAACATAATCGTTTATTAGATCAATTacaacaattgaatattttacGAGAAAGTAATACCACATTGCGTAATGAGAACTCTGTTAATGTTCAACGTATTTCCGAACTAGAAAGTGAATTACAATCTGTTACATCAAAATTAGAACCATTGGAAAAGAAAGTTTCCGAGTTATCAATGCAAAACGAAGTGAAAGAGCAAACAATAAGGTTGATTaaggaagaaaatgaaaacaaTAGGACGCAGCTTGAATCTAACAGGGGCCGTGACTTTGCAGAATCTGACTCAGAAGATATCAAAGCTATGAAGCAAAGGTTTACAAATCTCAAAAATGAATTCCAGAATAAGTTGCTGGCTCATAGAAGTAAGActaaagaattagaaaaaacAGTTGACTCATTAAGAGTAGAATTAGCGAATACTAAGCAACACTTAGTGGATGCTGAGACTAATTATACCCAAGAGTTAATGAATACCAGGTCTAATTCCGACGGTCTTAAGAATGAGTCTTTACAGAAcgataaaattaatagtGCTTCCAAAGAAATAGCAAATGCCTACGAGAAATATGATACTCTAAAGAAGGAGTCTGAAGTTAAAATCATGTCTTTAGTTAACGAAAAGAAGTCGTTAGAAAGCGCGTTGCAAACGTTGAAAGCAAAAATTGATAGCTTAGACTCAGAAGATTCGAATAAAAAGTtcgaagaaaaattgaatgcTTTGAAAGCTCAATTTGAAAACGAAAAGactgaattgaaaaagaatgtGCAGAACGAATTTGATGTTAGGTTAAAGCAAGAGTTAGCGAAAGTTAATAGCGATTTGCTTGAAAACCGGACTAAGCATGATAAAGAAGATCAGACtaataaagaattggaGGCAGCAATTAAGGAAAAAAATGAAGCATTAGAGAAAACTTTTCAGGAGAAGAAATCGCAGTTggaagatgaattaaagGTAAAGCTCGAACAGAagttgaaagaaaaagttgATGAGGAAGTTTCGAAAAGATCATCTGGTGAAACAAACGGAGATATGAATCTTGTTCGAgatgaattaataaaacaacACGAAGGAGAAATTGCAAGGTTAAgaaaagattttgataCCCAATTAAGTAAGGCTAAGGATGATGTTAAGAACGTAACCGAAAAGAAGTTTGAGATCAAATTAAGAAtgttaaataaaaaattagataagTTAGAAGGAAAGAATTTAACGGACCGGTCTGTTCTGTCTTCTACCAAAACACCTGTTGATGAAACCAACAAACTTTCTGTGTCTTCTCTTCCAGCTACGCCTAATTTAGCACAGGACTCTTTACAGCCCATAACAAGTCAAGAACTGTCTAAATTACCGTTAGGCCACCAATTCACAGAGTCTACTTTAACAGTACATCGTCCTACGATTGATAGAACTAATCTGTCAAATAAAGCGTTGCAAGCTCAAAAACCAAATGTAGAGAAGCTTGGACAAAAACGTCCTATGGTCAACAAAAGTCAAAACACAAATAAAAGAACAAAAGAGTAAATAATGTCAAATAAGTTGTATATTAGATATAACGCTGTGTTATAGTTACATTGTACGAATGTAGATTAcaatatatcatttatttaatataaaaGGCTAAAAGGCGTAAACTagtattcttcatcttgaCCAGCAACTATATATAAGTTAAGATTTATCCTTGATTGagttattatcttcttcttcgttcGAACCTTTTCTCATAAGTCCATTATCTTCGACATACTCTTGAGATACCTTAGACTTTTCTAAAtcataattaatttcaCCATCGTAGGCATTACCATGTCCATCATCGCTGTATGTGatcttattaatttcagAGTAATCTGGACATAACTCTGCCCcctttcttccaataaGATACCACGgtaaattgaagatttcttCCATACTTTCCAACGAACGGCCAGCAACTTCTGGAATAAAGAACCATGCCCATAACAAGCCGATAATCATAATAGCGACAAAAAAGTAGAAAGCACCGTAGTTATCCATGGCAAGCAACATCTTAGGTAATGCCTTTGAATTACCATATTGATTAGCGAAATGTAAAACCATGATAGCAGACTGGGCGAACGAACGAATGTTCAATGGGAAAATCTCTGAACCTAATAAGTATTGAATCGAATTGAAACCCATAGTCCAACCTGCTCCTGACAAGAATAATGCAGCCATAGCTCCCTTTCCGGCTCTTTCTTTTGATCCAGTCAAATTGACATTATCATCTCCAGCTTCAGGGACAATTGTTAAGAATATagcaaaatataaaatggAAAGCATTTGGATCATAATACCAATGTAGAGTGCCTTTCTTCTACctaagaaatcaataacaAAGAACGCACTGAAGTAAGCAGATACAAACTTGACAACACCTAAAATAGCAGTCCatttcaacttttcaacTCCAACAGCTCCAACTAATGCAAAAAGTTCTGGAGAATATATCGTAATAGCGTTTGCTCCGGACCATTGACCTAAAATCTGTGTCAATGAAGCAACAGCAAAAAATCTATATCTGATCGATTTAACGCAGAATATTTCCTTGATCATAGCGAATATGGTACTTCCTTGGGTAGCTTCGTTTTCAGCATGGATTTGTTCATTAATATCGGAGATTTCCCCTAAAATATATGGGTGGTCTGTAGGTAAATTTCTcaactttgataaattcttTGCTGCTTTATCTGGCTTATTGACCTTCAATAGCCATCTTGGACTTTCGACACAGAAAACGAACGATCCAGTCAATATCAAACCTGCTAACGGGATCTTGATCGAAGTAGGAACAATCCATTGCTGATTTGAGTCGGGTGACATATGCAAAGCTGCACCataatttgcaaaataCGCCATCATTATACCAAAGTAAACAGCACCAGCAAACACACATCCACAAAGTCCTCTGATAGCCTTAGGTGCAACCTCCGACATATATGTAGGTCCAATAGTGGTAGTTTGTCCAATAGCAAGTCCTTCAATTAATCTTCCAGCATACAACTGACCAACATTTGTTGAAgtgatttgaataattgcAGCTGCGATCCATAAAACGCAAGCTGCTTGTAAAGATCTAATTCTACCAAATCTATCAACAACAAACATAGCAATAATACAACCACCAATAGAACCTAATTGAACCATGGATGTAATATTAGATTTCAAGTTTGCAACATCATCTTCAGACTTATTTGGATCATTGaaaccaaaataattctgaaaCGAAATTTGCGCGACTGACCCAGAGATATTACCTTCATCATAACCTCTAGCCGACCCTAAGATACCGAAAACAAAGACCGAAAGAAACAAAGTCCAGTTAAAGATTTCAGGTGGAGCATGGTCGTCTTTTATCTTCCACCTAAACTTAGACGCCCATGAATCTTGCGCGTGGTGCTTGGTCGCTGTAGAATGTGGATGCTCAACAATTTGTTCTTtagtattaatttttgacaCTTCTGCCAAGTCTTTTTGCTCGTGCAGCATTTTAACTTAATTTCCTTAGTCCCTttgttattaattatattgaaataataattataaagaTGTTATGTTATACTATATAGGGATTTGTATAATGAAAACGGTATAAATATGGAGTATTTTATACTTTAATTACCCGTTGCTTCTTTACTACTATGaacaaattttaaatagGGATTCCATAActttatataaatatgagaacaaaatttttaaCACCCCATTGCCCCACATCGCTTTCTCTATAGTCGGTTCAAAACTATACGACTAATGGTGTAATTTTGGGGGATCTTTTTCCACTATTGAcccaaattctttttttttgtttgaCTTGCATATCAGCGCATTCCATCCATCAAGAATCCCCGCGTATGACACCAATCAAAccttattatattattaagcTGCTTTATCATCACGTGTAATCTTATAATGTTGCATGAACCCCCATCGAACACCCGGAGTTATTAGGGCTAACTGAAACCCTGGACACTCTACGAGATTTAATGCGGGAAGAATTTGTTACCCCTACGACCAGCACTAACATATGCATAATTGACGAACGAGAACGGTGATTgtcaatatatttgaaatagaGCTTGTCCTAATGATTCTGATCATCTTACATTGCgcaattgaacaaataaatTCCGATGCATGATCGTATAATAAATGTTATAATAGCGATGAGATGGTCCAATCTTTTCAGCCATTTTACTCAAAATATCTATTGTATCTTAAACTATGGTACTCCCATACACGTATACCTGATGATATTATCAAGCTTATCTATCTTCAAGCATGACTCTAGTAATATACATCTTGTAGATAAATCGGTGAAAATTGATATCGGATATAATATTTCCATTACATCACCCCCGCAGCAATGGTTCCGAATCTTCTGTACAAATACAGTAACGAACCCGATATGCACCGCACCGCGGGGTTTCTCCGGTTGAAAGTATACCCCACCACCAAAACATGctcttgaaattttttaatgtAGGCAAGAATATCGAAATTACAGTCTTGgtttttgataaaaaaCTGGCTTCATCATTAAAACTAacaaattctaataaaattttgttctATATAGTAATATCAGTTGAAAATTAGAGTATTCAATTAGACACTAATTAAGATGGTGCCATTCTTATTTAAACAAGACTCATTTACCCTTGATTGAGTTCTTATCATATTCATCGATTGAACCTTTTCTCATAAGTCCATTATCTTCGATAAACTCTTGCGATACCTTAGACTTTTCTAAAtcataattaatttcaCCATCGTAGGCATTACCATGTCCATCGTCATTATGTGTTATCTTATTGATTTCAGAGTAATCTGGACATAATTCTGCCCcctttcttccaataaGATACCACGgtaaattgaagatttcttCCATACTTTCCAAAGAACGGCCAGCAACTTCTGGAATAAAGAACCATGCCCAGACCAAAGAGACAAGCATAACAGCGAAAAAGAAGTAGAAAGCACCATAATTGTTCATAGTAAGCATCATCTTAGGTAATGCCTTTGAATTACCGTATTGATTAGCGAAATGTAAAACCATGATAGCAGACTGAGCGAACGAACGAATATGCAATGGAAAAATTTCTGAGCCTAATAAGTATTGAATCGAATTGAAACCCATAGTCCAACCAACTCCTGACAAATACAACGCCGCCATAGCTCCCTTTCCAGCCCGTCCCCTTGATCCAGTCAAGTCAGCTCCTTCGCTAGCCTCAGGAACAATTGTTAAGAATATagcaaaatataaaatggAAAGCATTTGGATTATAATACCAATGTAGAGTGCCTTTCTTCTACctaagaaatcaataataaagaatGCACTCAAATAAGCAGATACAAACTTGACAACACCTAAAATAGCAGTCATCTTCAATTCCTCGATACCAACTGCTCCGATTAATGAAAAGAGTTCTGGGGCATAAATTGTCACAGCATTTGCACCAGACCATTGACCTAAAAGCTGTGTCAATGAAGCAACAGCAAAAAATCTATATCTGATCGATTTAACGCAGAATATTTCCTTGATCATAGCGAATATGGTATTTCCTTCGGTAGCTTCGTTTTCAGCATTAATTTGTTCATTAATATCGGAGATTTCACCTAAAACATATGGGTGGTCTGTAGGTAAATTTCttaactttgataaattcttTGCTGCTTTATCTGGCTTATTGACCTTCAATAGCCATCTTGGACTTTCGACACAGAAGAGAAACGATCCAACGAATATTAAACCTGCTAATGGGATCTTGATCGAAGTAGGAACAATCCATTGCTGATTTGAGTCGGGTGACATATGCAAAGCTGCACCataatttgcaaaatatgAAATCATAATACCCATATATACAGCACCAGCAAACACACATCCACAAAGTCCTCTGATAGCCTTAGGTGCAACCTCCGACATATATGTAGGTCCAATAGTGGTAGTTTGTCCAATAGCAAGTCCTTCAATTAATCTCCCAGCATACAACTGACCAACGTTTCCTGAGGtaatttgtataattgCACCTGTGATCCATAACAAACAAGCTGCTTGTAAAGACCTAACCCTACCAAGTTTATCAACAGCATACATAGCAATAAGAGCTCCACCGATGGATCCCAATTGAACCATAGCTTTAATATTCGAGCTTAGTTCTGCGATGTCATCCACCGTTTTATTTGGATCGTTGAATCCAAAACGTTCTCTAAACGAAAGTTGGGAAACTGCAGTTGAAATACAACCTTCATCATAACCTCTTGCGGCACCAAGAATACCAAATACAGTGACCGAAAGGAACAAACTCCAATTATAGATCTCTTTAGGCGCATGATCATCTTGTACCTTCCATCTAAACTTAGACGTCCAAGAACTCAGAGCATGATCCTTGGTAACGGTCGAAGGTTCATGCTTTGGATGCTCTACTTCTCTAGATTCAACTGATTGCATATCTTGTTTTGGTTGGCTAATCAGAACCATCTTTTCTTGCTCCATGTTGACtaagaatataatatactattGCACTTTTATTTTATAGAACCAAATTCTTTGCAGATTGTAAGTGGCCCCAAACTGATACTCTAGTATTCTCAACTTATTGTTTCTAATCAACTCTTCCATGGTGAAATTTATCTCTATTTATACAGTTGAAGTCTGTGacaattaaaaatgaacGAGTCAGAGCTGGTCCCACGAGTGTGCAGTTATACCAAGAAATTTATCTTACATTCCAAACTTTAGTTGCAATTATCAAGCCTAATGTGTAACTAAAAACGGCTGCAAACTCTTACCTTCGACCAAAAGCTAAATATCATGCAGGATCGCCCCCAAACCCCGCTGACCTGCTAAAAGCAATCAATTCAGAATTTATGTAATATTATGGGGTTGTTCCCTAAACAATAAGGAGAAAACATAAGCGATCCGGCCCGCATATGTGCAGCATAAAAAGACCGCCAGGAGTAAAGAAAGCATTTTTTCGTATCCctagaaatattgaattctgACACTAGTATATTCTACTCCATCAGAGAAAGTAATAAGAATATCTTCTCCTCAATATGATGAGTTAGTGATACAGtttaattattttctaAAACTTTTGCTTAAAAAATCTCTACGATGGAATCCCCGCGTGTCAAATTATGGCTCAGACATTGTACCATCGAATAATCTAAATAGAAACTCTCCGGGATTTAAATGTCTTGGCTTATTGAAACAGGTATTATCTAtatcatttgaaaaaatctGTCATAATACGGAGTGGTCTTACATAGTAATTAGTCGATAGTCGTTTTGTATTTCAGCTACTGTAGATTTAGGTTCATTTATTTAGAACATCGTTAAACATAAACGTTATCCTCTAGCAGTCTGGATTATTGCTTAGAACAGAGGTTGTGCTTCAAATAGTAGTAAGAGGCGCCCCACCTGCAACCATTCAGTATCCAAACTATAATTATGCAAGTATTGAATCTTGCGATATTCGTATACACCATCCAATCAAAACGTAAAAAATCCCCCCACTAATATAAAATCCCATCTCAGTAATACAACAAACAGTCTGAATAAATTTGCAATAGCTGACAGTATGCCTCCTATCTTATTGTTTCCTAATGCCTCACAAACTACTATTGGAGCACGAATATTCtccaatttttttgcaaatttCCAACACTATGGATTGCTATTTCACACTCCAATTTAGGTAATATAACGATACTACCATCCATACAAAATCTGTTTTTCGAATCCGCTCCGAGTTTTACTTTTATTTCTTGGTTTTTCGTAATCTGCATGTATGTCACTTTTTCATCCCCAATATGCCTGCCATTATCATAAACCTCTTTCATAATATCCAACAATTCTGTGCCATACTTGGAATTTACTGCAACCATGTATAACGAGTCATCTCCAATATCTCCATGCGGCAGGATTTCGAATGTTGGTTCAAATCGAGTAACAGGCGTAACTAGCCAATAAGCAAATGGACCATTCACGGGTTTGTCATTAATCATTATGGTTCCTACATATTTTTGCTCTTGCtctaaatttttcatagCAGCCATTTTAAATCTTTCTAATCCGAATTTTCTTAACTCTTTAGTATCACTATCAGCAACGATGGAAGCATGGAAAGCCCATGACAAAACCGTCGTAAAAACTAGAGGTTCTTTAATTATTGCTTTCTTATCTTGAAACACAAAGTAAGAATCTTTAGGGAAAGTAGCCTGGTATAAATTGAAAGGTATTTTAGTACCCAATAAGATATTTGCCACAGCATGGATTGTATTATCAATTCCTAGAGAAAGCGATAGACTATTACCTGTCCCGCAGGGTATAACAACTACATTCACAGCAGTTTCCTGTTCGATCTCTGGTAAATCGTTTACAAACTCCGAAATAGACGTATCTCCACTAAGAAAGATTATTGTCTTTTCCGTATTGCTATCTAAAGACTGGGCAAATTTCTTAATAGAATCCTTATTCTGGGTAGCAAAATACCTATGCTCGATCCCTAGCAATTGAAACAAAGGTTCAATAATCTTCCGATATACGTCTTTATGTTCATTTCTTCCAGTTCCAGAAAAAATGGAGTCAATTATCGTGATATCACTATGCAAGTGTAAAACCTTTTCAGGATTTACAGAAGGAATATTTTCGACAGCTTCatcaattgatgaaattttgaacCTGAGTTCATTTTCTATATCAGTTAACGTAACCAAATTCTTGCTATTTTCTATAATGAATTGTATTTCTGTCATTTGATctaaatttatttctaCAAGATTTTATTacaaatcaaattattctttagttgatattttgattcttatcataaatttttctttgaaattgcGACATTTATATACTAACGATTATAACCATTTCTATTTCTAAAATTACCAGTTCGATTGGGTGCTGGGATATATCCAGATCTGTTACTGGACGCATTTCCTTGGCCTTGCCTGTCATAATTACTACCttgattattatatctattATAGTTGTTATAATTACCATGGTTGTTACGGTTATTGTAATTGTTGTAGCTATTCTGGTTATTGTAATTGTTATAGCTATTCTGATTACTGTAGTTGTTGTAGCTATTCTGATTACTGTAGTTGTTGTTGCTCTGATTAGGATAACCACCATTGTAATTATTGTTGTAGTTGTTATTGTTACTATAGCTGTTATATTGATTATCATAACTATTATTAGCCATCGCATTCATAGGAACAGGTTGTTGGTGTTgctgattttgatttttcaaattgtgCATGAAAGCTCTATATCCGCCTCTTCTCATAGAGTATATCAAATAGTCTTCCTTGCCACTTGGACCTTTATTCACGTATCCACTATTATCATTTGGTGTACGGAACCTATTGTAGCCACCATTTCTCTGATTTCCGTGAAGTATTGAATCCCTATCTTCTTGGGTTAATGTTCTAGTATGTGAAATATATCCATTAATAAGCATTGATTTACCCATCTTTTTGGTTGGCATTTTGTAGGACGattggaaaaattcaatattatttaaatctGGCATATCACCCTCACTTAAAGGAAACTTAGTTATTCCATCCGGGACAAAGTACTCATTCTTGATAACGGTTCCTGCTAAACTAGATCTGCTAAACCtgaattttaattcttttacaTTGTTAtcatataattcattatagaAACGTTTATAGTTTTTATTTTGGTTTGAAATGAATAAGACTTCATTCTTCAAAGtatttctttctctttcatcATCGGTTAACAAGTGGTACCGTTTCTCCAATGCTTCGAGTAGTctattttcatcaataaacGGCAATAATGCTATACCTTGCCAGCTCATCTTTTTACCATTCATATCAATTTGAAACTCCTCAGGATAAAAATCAAGTATTTCACTACTTGGATCTGACATTAAGATTCTAAGCACTTCAGGTAAATTATGTCCGGAAGCCGCTGGTAACACTGACATTAACTGCTCATACGGTTTAAATGGTTCTCCAAGTGTAAACTTGATACCTTGTTCaccaataatatcatttatatttacaaaatcTGCTGCAAAAGGTGCATAATGATATGGATAATACCACTGCCATGAGGGACATCCCTGGTAATAGTATAATAATACCCAGGAAATGCCTTCTAAATAACAGCGGACCATATCACGACgaattttgttgatttccTCCTCTGATACTACACCAAATTTACTTTGGTAGTATCGCTGGCGATATCCTGGTTCCCACATCCTAACAGAATCACCATTCTCATCTGGTTTTGGTAATTCAGCTTCCACTTGATCGATTGGCCTCTTTTTCGAATTCTCAGTAGTGTTTATATCCAGTTTATTCTGCTGTTCCTGGATTGCTGCAGATGCACTCACATTTTTGTCGGACtccttattatttttagAATCAAGCAACTTCTTTAAAGCTGCCGCAGCGTCGGCATTAGACATATTCGCCTTTGTAATAACATCTCGATTCTCCACAATATCTTTATTCGATAACTGTGCATAACCCTCAACAGCATCGCCGCTTGTAGATAACAAGGGCATATTAATATCAGCTGTTAATGGGGCCTTATCGCTACCTTTTGAAACTTGAGGTATGTATTGATTCTTTAATgctttctcttcttcttgggCAAGTTTACGTCTCTTGTCGTTCTCTTCCCTTCTCTTTTCTCCTTCGTGTCTTTTCCTAAAgatttc harbors:
- a CDS encoding DEHA2E18832p (weakly similar to uniprot|P40886 Saccharomyces cerevisiae YJL214W HXT8 Protein of unknown function with similarity to hexose transporter family members expression is induced by low levels of glucose and repressed by high levels of glucose), whose amino-acid sequence is MSHEQKDLAEVSKINTKEQIVEHPHSTATKHHAQDSWASKFRWKIKDDHAPPEIFNWTLFLSVFVFGILGSARGYDEGNISGSVAQISFQNYFGFNDPNKSEDDVANLKSNITSMVQLGSIGGCIIAMFVVDRFGRIRSLQAACVLWIAAAIIQITSTNVGQLYAGRLIEGLAIGQTTTIGPTYMSEVAPKAIRGLCGCVFAGAVYFGIMMAYFANYGAALHMSPDSNQQWIVPTSIKIPLAGLILTGSFVFCVESPRWLLKVNKPDKAAKNLSKLRNLPTDHPYILGEISDINEQIHAENEATQGSTIFAMIKEIFCVKSIRYRFFAVASLTQILGQWSGANAITIYSPELFALVGAVGVEKLKWTAILGVVKFVSAYFSAFFVIDFLGRRKALYIGIMIQMLSILYFAIFLTIVPEAGDDNVNLTGSKERAGKGAMAALFLSGAGWTMGFNSIQYLLGSEIFPLNIRSFAQSAIMVLHFANQYGNSKALPKMLLAMDNYGAFYFFVAIMIIGLLWAWFFIPEVAGRSLESMEEIFNLPWYLIGRKGAELCPDYSEINKITYSDDGHGNAYDGEINYDLEKSKVSQEYVEDNGLMRKGSNEEEDNNSIKDKS
- a CDS encoding DEHA2E18854p (weakly similar to uniprot|P32466 Saccharomyces cerevisiae YDR345C HXT3 Low affinity glucose transporter of the major facilitator superfamily expression is induced in low or high glucose conditions), whose translation is MEQEKMVSISQPKQDMQSVESREVEHPKHEPSTVTKDHASSSWTSKFRWKVQDDHAPKEIYNWSLFLSVTVFGILGAARGYDEGCISTAVSQLSFRERFGFNDPNKTVDDIAELSSNIKAMVQLGSIGGALIAMYAVDKLGRVRSLQAACLLWITGAIIQITSGNVGQLYAGRLIEGLAIGQTTTIGPTYMSEVAPKAIRGLCGCVFAGAVYMGIMISYFANYGAALHMSPDSNQQWIVPTSIKIPLAGLIFVGSFLFCVESPRWLLKVNKPDKAAKNLSKLRNLPTDHPYVLGEISDINEQINAENEATEGNTIFAMIKEIFCVKSIRYRFFAVASLTQLLGQWSGANAVTIYAPELFSLIGAVGIEELKMTAILGVVKFVSAYLSAFFIIDFLGRRKALYIGIIIQMLSILYFAIFLTIVPEASEGADLTGSRGRAGKGAMAALYLSGVGWTMGFNSIQYLLGSEIFPLHIRSFAQSAIMVLHFANQYGNSKALPKMMLTMNNYGAFYFFFAVMLVSLVWAWFFIPEVAGRSLESMEEIFNLPWYLIGRKGAELCPDYSEINKITHNDDGHGNAYDGEINYDLEKSKVSQEFIEDNGLMRKGSIDEYDKNSIKGK
- a CDS encoding DEHA2E18876p (similar to CA3243|IPF7489 Candida albicans IPF7489 unknown function) — protein: MTEIQFIIENSKNLVTLTDIENELRFKISSIDEAVENIPSVNPEKVLHLHSDITIIDSIFSGTGRNEHKDVYRKIIEPLFQLLGIEHRYFATQNKDSIKKFAQSLDSNTEKTIIFLSGDTSISEFVNDLPEIEQETAVNVVVIPCGTGNSLSLSLGIDNTIHAVANILLGTKIPFNLYQATFPKDSYFVFQDKKAIIKEPLVFTTVLSWAFHASIVADSDTKELRKFGLERFKMAAMKNLEQEQKYVGTIMINDKPVNGPFAYWLVTPVTRFEPTFEISPHGDIGDDSLYMVAVNSKYGTELLDIMKEVYDNGRHIGDEKVTYMQITKNQEIKVKLGADSKNRFCMDGSIVILPKLECEIAIHSVGNLQKNWRIFVLQ
- a CDS encoding DEHA2E18898p (similar to uniprot|Q02792 Saccharomyces cerevisiae YOR048C RAT1 Nuclear 5' to 3' single-stranded RNA exonuclease involved in RNA metabolism including rRNA and snRNA processing as well as mRNA transcription termination), which produces MGVPALFRWLSRKYPKIISPVVEDDVTQEIGAAQFSDPNPNGELDNLYLDMNGIVHPCSHPEHKLPPETEDEMFLDVFKYTDRVLLMARPRKVLMIAVDGVAPRAKMNQQRSRRFRSAQDAKIAHEEKERQIRERESRGESIDDAIKGKKSWDSNAITPGTPFMDSLAQALRYWVAYKLATDPGWANLQVIISDATVPGEGEHKLMSFIRSQRSDPEYDPNTKHCIYGLDADLIFLGLATHEPHFRVLREDVFANQSRQMRISDQLSMTQDQKDSIAEQDAKKPFLWLHVNVLREYLEIELYNPHLSFPFDLERAIDDWVFMCFFVGNDFLPHLPSLDVRDNGIDILVNCWKRMLPKLRDYITCDGNLNLESVEKLLSSLSYKEDEIFRKRHEGEKRREENDKRRKLAQEEEKALKNQYIPQVSKGSDKAPLTADINMPLLSTSGDAVEGYAQLSNKDIVENRDVITKANMSNADAAAALKKLLDSKNNKESDKNVSASAAIQEQQNKSDINTTENSKKRPIDQVEAELPKPDENGDSVRMWEPGYRQRYYQSKFGVVSEEEINKIRRDMVRCYLEGISWVLLYYYQGCPSWQWYYPYHYAPFAADFVNINDIIGEQGIKFTLGEPFKPYEQLMSVLPAASGHNLPEVLRILMSDPSSEILDFYPEEFQIDMNGKKMSWQGIALLPFIDENRLLEALEKRYHLLTDDERERNTLKNEVLFISNQNKNYKRFYNELYDNNVKELKFRFSRSSLAGTVIKNEYFVPDGITKFPLSEGDMPDLNNIEFFQSSYKMPTKKMGKSMLINGYISHTRTLTQEDRDSILHGNQRNGGYNRFRTPNDNSGYVNKGPSGKEDYLIYSMRRGGYRAFMHNLKNQNQQHQQPVPMNAMANNSYDNQYNSYSNNNNYNNNYNGGYPNQSNNNYSNQNSYNNYSNQNSYNNYNNQNSYNNYNNRNNHGNYNNYNRYNNQGSNYDRQGQGNASSNRSGYIPAPNRTGNFRNRNGYNR